The sequence CGCGCGCGGCGGCACCTGGCGATCACGTGGGCCCGCCGCCGCGCGCTCTACGGGCCGCCGCAGACGCAGGTCCCCAGCCGGTTCCTGCGCGAGCTGCCGCACGACGCGCTCGACGAGGCGTCGCCCGAGGCGCTGTCCGGCCGCCCCGGCGCGGGCGGCCCGATGCGCCCCCGCGCCGACTTCAGCCGCCTGGGGCGGATGGGCGCGCCGCGCGCCGGCGGCGCGTCCGGCGGGGGTGGCGGCGCGTCCAGCCTGGCCGGGCTCGGGCTGCGGCGCGGCAGCGACCTGCAGGCCGACCGCGCCAAGGCGGCCGAGGACGCGCCGACCTGGACCGCCGGCCAGCGGGTGCGCCACGTCAAGTTCGGCGAGGGCGAGATCGTCGGGATGGACGGCGACGTCGTCGTCGTGCGCTTCCGCGGGTCGGGCGAGAAGCGGCTGATCGCCGGCTTCGCGCGCCTGGAGACCCTCGACTGAGCCGGCCGGATCGCCCCGCCACCGGCTAGCCTGCCGGGGGTGTCCGGCACGATCATCGACGGCAAGCAGGTAGCGGCGGAGGTCCGCGGCGAGGTCGCCGCCGACGTCGCCGCGTTCGTGGAGCGCTACGGCCGCGCGCCGGGCCTGGCGACGATCCTCGTGGGCGAGGATCCCGCGAGCGCCGTCTACGTCGGCGGCAAGCAGCGCGCGTGCAAGGAAGTCGGCCTCCAGGGCTTCGACCACCGCCTGCCCGCCGACGCCACGCGCGAGCAGGTCGTCGCGCTCATCGACGAGCTGAACGCCGACGAGCGCGTCAGCGGCATCATCTGCCAGCTGCCCGTCCCGGCCCACCTGGACGGCGTCGAGCTGACGAACCTGATCGCCGCCGAGAAGGACGTCGACGGCCTGACCGTCGCGTCCGCCGGCCGCCTGGCGCTCGGCCTGCCGGGCCTGCGTCCGTGCACGCCCGCGGGCGTCATCCGCCTGCTCGACCACGCCGGCGTGGAGCTGCAGGGCACCGAGGCGGTCGTCATCGGCCGTTCCAACCTGTTCGGCAAGCCGATGGGTCAGCTGCTGCTGCAGCGCAACGCGACGGTGACGACCGCCCACTCGCGCACGACCGACCTGCCGGCCGTGGCCGCGCGCGCCGACGTGCTGATCGTCGCCGTCGGCCGCGCCCAGATGGTCCAGTCCGACTGGGTCAAGCCGGGCGCCACCGTCATCGACGTCGGCATGAACCGCCTCGAGGGCGGCACGCTCGTCGGCGACGTCGACTTCGACGCCGTCGCCCCGGTCGCGGGCGCCATCACGCCCGTCCCCGGCGGCGTCGGGCCGATGACGATCGCCAAGCTGCTGGCCAACACGGTGCAGGCGGCGCGGATGCAGGCGGGCGAGGAGCCGA comes from Patulibacter sp. SYSU D01012 and encodes:
- the folD gene encoding bifunctional methylenetetrahydrofolate dehydrogenase/methenyltetrahydrofolate cyclohydrolase FolD encodes the protein MSGTIIDGKQVAAEVRGEVAADVAAFVERYGRAPGLATILVGEDPASAVYVGGKQRACKEVGLQGFDHRLPADATREQVVALIDELNADERVSGIICQLPVPAHLDGVELTNLIAAEKDVDGLTVASAGRLALGLPGLRPCTPAGVIRLLDHAGVELQGTEAVVIGRSNLFGKPMGQLLLQRNATVTTAHSRTTDLPAVAARADVLIVAVGRAQMVQSDWVKPGATVIDVGMNRLEGGTLVGDVDFDAVAPVAGAITPVPGGVGPMTIAKLLANTVQAARMQAGEEPK